GTGGAATCGCAGCTGGGCGTGGGTACCACATTTACGCTGGTGCTGCCCACGTCTATCGCCGTGAAAGGCGCCTTGTTGGTGGAAGTGGAGGAGCGCCCCTACGCCGTGCCCTTGCTGCACACCGACACGGTGCTGTCGTTACATCCCGGCCAGATTTCGGTGGTAGGCGGTGTGATGGTCACCCATTTTCAGGAGCAGTCGGTGCCACTGGTGCCGCTGCGCCAGCTGCTGCACGACGAAGGCGACGGGCCGCTGCCCCTCGCCACGCGCGACGACATCGTAGGCCCCCAGCAGGTGCTGGTGGTCAATTACAATAACCGCCGGCTGGGCTTGGTGGTTGACCGGTTTATCCGGCAACAAAACATTGTCATTAAACCCCTGAGCAAGCCGTTGGATACCATCGACTTGTTTGGGGGAGTTACCCTGCTGGGCAGCGGGCAGGTATGCCTGGTGCTGGACGTGCCCGCCCTCACCCGGCTGTTTCTGAACAAACGCCCCTAAGTTTTCCTTTTTTCACCCTCAGTCCTCGCTGCTGCACTTTCCCTTTCTTCGACGCTATGGATTTATCGATGACAGACTTAGAGCGAGATATAATCCGCGAGATTTTGAACATCGGCTTGGCGCGCGCCGCCGATTCGTTTGCCGTCATTGCCCAGGAGCGCGTGTTGTTGGAAGTGCCCAACATCGACCTGCTGATGAGCGAGGACATCATGCGCAAGGTGCGTGAGTACCAGTCGCGGCACGTGGCCATTCAGTCCGACATTCGCGGCGACTTCAACGGTACCACGCTCATGTTCTTTTCGGGCCAGCACATTCAGCGCCTGTCGCGGGTGTGCCTGCGTATGAATGCGCCCGAAGCGCTGGAAGTCAATGAGCTGCAGGAGTCGCTGCTGCTTGAAATTAGCAACATCATCACGGGGGCCTTGGTCACGCAGCTGGCTAATATTCTGAAGGCGAACATCTACGGCGCGCCCCCCACCGCCCCACGCGGCGACATTGCCGACATGATGCAGAACCTGCTGCCCCAGCAGCAGCTGCAGCCGCTCATTTTCTCGGTTATCACGCAGTTCTCCGACAAAGACAACATGGTGGAACTCCCACTCATGCTGTTCTTCGACCGCGTGACGTTTGCCAAAATCCTCGAAATCATTCGCAGCTACGATTTCCTGGGCAGCCAGATGTCGGCTTAATACATTTTCTGCTCTGACTTTTTACAACGTCATGCCGAGCGGAGCCGAAGCATCTCGCGTGCAAGAGTAATTAAATTACTCACGCGGTAGAGATGCTTCGGCTCCGCTCAGCATGACGTTCTTTTTGCGTTTCATTTATCCTCTTCAATCCCTCGCACATGTCTAAAAACGACGCGGCCTTAGCCAAAAAAATTGCTTCTTTCGACCCCAATGCGCCCGGCGACGTGGCCGGCGGCTTGTTCGGCCTGCCCTTCACGCCGGAAGAAGCCCAGGTGGTGGTGGTGCCCGTGCCGTGGGAAGTCACGGTGAGCTACCGTGCCGGTACCGCCGAGGGCCCGGCCGCCGTCCACGAGGCCTCCTTGCAGGTTGACCTCTACGACCCTGACCTGCCCGAAGCCTGGAAGCTGGGCCTGGCCATGGAGGAAGCCGACGAGACCATTGCCGCCGCCAGCCGCGAGCTGCGCCCCAAGGCCGCCGATTACATCGAATGGGTAGAAGCCGGCGAGC
This DNA window, taken from Hymenobacter sp. 5317J-9, encodes the following:
- a CDS encoding chemotaxis protein CheC, whose product is MDLSMTDLERDIIREILNIGLARAADSFAVIAQERVLLEVPNIDLLMSEDIMRKVREYQSRHVAIQSDIRGDFNGTTLMFFSGQHIQRLSRVCLRMNAPEALEVNELQESLLLEISNIITGALVTQLANILKANIYGAPPTAPRGDIADMMQNLLPQQQLQPLIFSVITQFSDKDNMVELPLMLFFDRVTFAKILEIIRSYDFLGSQMSA